Within Chlorogloeopsis sp. ULAP01, the genomic segment ATATCTATTGCGATCGCTCATCTCATTCAGGATCGCCTATAAACAAACCAAAATCTATCAACTGTTCGCTACATAGTAAAGCTTTCACAACAATGTCAACTTTATTACTTTATTTTGTAATTGGTTCTCTTTTGGTTTTGCTAATTGGAATTGCAGCTTATTTCATCACTGCCCGCAAGTATCAATCCTCAGCCACAGTTGCTAATTCCTACGACGAATGGACGCTTGACGGTATCCTAGAGTTTTATTGGGGGGAACACATTCACCTCGGTCATTACGGTTCGCCGCCAAGAAGAAAAGATTTTTTGGCTGCTAAGTCTGACTTTGTACATGAAATGGTTAAGTGGGGTGGTTTAGATAAATTACCACCTGGTACCACCGTCTTAGATGTTGGTTGTGGTATTGGAGGCAGCAGCCGGATTTTAGCACGAGATTATGGGTTTGCTGTCACAGGGATTACCATTAGCCCACAGCAGGTGAAACGCGCCCAAGAACTAACACCCCAAGAGCTAAACGTCCAGTTTGCAGTCGATGATGCAATGGCATTGTCGTTTCCAGATGCCAGTTTTGATGTGGTTTGGTCAATCGAAGCAGGCCCCCATATGCCTGATAAAGCCATTTTTGCAAGAGAATTAATGCGGGTGCTAAAGCCCGGTGGAATATTGGTTGTTGCTGACTGGAATCAGAGGGATGA encodes:
- a CDS encoding methyltransferase domain-containing protein; this translates as MSTLLLYFVIGSLLVLLIGIAAYFITARKYQSSATVANSYDEWTLDGILEFYWGEHIHLGHYGSPPRRKDFLAAKSDFVHEMVKWGGLDKLPPGTTVLDVGCGIGGSSRILARDYGFAVTGITISPQQVKRAQELTPQELNVQFAVDDAMALSFPDASFDVVWSIEAGPHMPDKAIFARELMRVLKPGGILVVADWNQRDDRQKPLNFWEKPVMQQLLDQWSHPAFSSIEGFSELLVATGLVEGEVITADWTQETLPSWLDSIWQGVARPSGFLRFGLSGFIKSVREVPTFLLMRLAFGVGLCRFGMFRAVRASSHTESMDTNFANQTSSGLLG